The window CAATTTACGATGAGTTTAAGCGATTTGAAGGGCTCAAAGTATTAATTTGTGGTGATATATTACATTCTAGGGTCGCAAGAAGTAATGTTAGTGCGTTAACTGCATTAGGTGCAGAGGTCATCTGTGCGGCAAAAGATAAATGGATAGATTCTTCACTAGATGTACCATATGAACCTATTGATGATGTCATAGAAGAAGTTGATGTCATCATGTTATTACGCGTTCAACTAGAACGACACGACGAATCTAATAGTGTTGATATCCAAGGGGATCAATCATACTTAGAATCATTTGGATTAACGACAGAACGTTATAAAAAGATGAAAAAGAATGCAATCATCATGCATCCAGCTCCATTTAATCGAGGGGTTGAAATAGCAAGTGAAGTCGTCGAAATGGAACAATCTAGAATATTTACACAAATGGAAAATGGCGTATATATGCGTATGGCGATGATAGATGAAGTATTAAAACAAAAGGAGAGGGAATCAAAATGAATATTTTAATTAAAAATGCAATGTTGAACACAGCACAATACAATGGACAATATGACGTCTTAATTTCAGAAGGGCTGATTCAACGTATCGGTTCGTCTATTGATTATAACGACCAAGATACGAAAGTAATAGACGCAAATGGTAAATTATTATCAGCCGGTTTAATCGATGTACATGTTCACTTAAGAGAGCCAGGTGGAGAACATAAAGAAACAATTGAGACTGGTACGAAAGCAGCTGCTCGTGGAGGATTCACGACAATTTGTCCAATGCCAAATACACGTCCTGTTCCAGATCAAGTTGAAACAATGGAGAAATTAGAACAAACAATCGAATCAGATGCAGTTGTGAAAGTATTATCATATGCATCGATTACAAAACGTCAACTTGGTAATGAACATGTCGATTTCGATGCATTAAGCAAATGTTCAACGTTTGCTTTTACTGATGATGGTGTCGGTGTTCAAAGTGCACATATGATGTATGAAGCAATGCAACGTGCGGCGAAAGTGAATAAACCAATCGTAGCGCATTGTGAAGAGAACACATTAATTTATAACGGTGCGGTTCATGCAGGGGACGTGAGTGAACGTTTAAATATACCTGGTATTCCTTCAATCTGTGAAGCAACACAAATTGCACGTGATGTACTTTTAAGTGAAGCATCAGGCTGTCATTATCATGTTTGTCACGTATCGACAAAAGAGTCTGTTAGGGTTATACGTGATGCAAAAAAAGCTGGTATTCATGTCACTGCTGAAGTGACACCACACCATTTACTTTTATGTGAAGATGATATTAAAGAACACGATACAAATTATAAAATGAATCCTCCACTTCGTAGCAAAGAAGATCGCGATGCATTAATTGAAGGATTATTAGATGGTACGATTGATATGATTGCCACAGATCATGCACCTCATGCTGAAGATGAAAAGAATACAACAATGGAGAAGGCACCATTCGGAATTGTCGGCAGTGAAATTGCATTCAGTTTGTTATACACACATTTTGTGAAAAACGGAGAGTGGTCACTTGAACAGTTGTTAAGTTACTTAACGACTCAACCGAAAGCGGTATTTGGATTAGATGTCGGTGAGATTCGTGAGGGAGCGATTGCTGATTTAGCATTATTTGATTTAGACAATGAGTACACAATAGATGCAAATGATTTCGCATCTAAGTCACATAATACACCGTTTTTAGGCGCAAAAGTTTACGGAGAAACTGCAATGACGATTGTTGATGGTGAAATTATTTATGAAAGAGGTGTCACACAATGGACTTAAAGAAAAGATATTTAGTTTTAGAGGATGGCAAAGTATATTCAGGATATGCATTTGGAAGTGATCAAAACGTATTTGGTGAAGTTGTATTTAATACAGCGATGACGGGTTATCAAGAAACGATTTCTGATCCGTCTTATACTGGACAAATTGTAACATTTACTTATCCGTTAATTGGTAATTATGGTATGAATCGTGATGATTATGAGACAATCCATCCTTCTTTGAAAGGTGTTGTCGTTCGTGAAGTGTGTGAATTGCCAAGTAACTTTCGTAATGAAGAAACATTAGATCAAGCGTTAAAACGGTTTAAAGTACCAGGTATATATGGAGTAGATACGAGAAGCTTAACAAAGCGTATTCGAAATTCAGGTGTGATGAAAGGAGCACTTGTAGATTCAATTGAGGATATTGATCATATCATTGAACGGATTAATATGACTGAATATCCAACAAATGAAGTTGAACAAGTATCAACGAAATCACCATATGTATCAACAGGGAAAGGATACCGTGTCGTGCTCGTTGATTTTGGTAAAAAGCAAAATATCGTGCGGGAGTTAAATCGAAGAGATTGCGATGTAACGGTTGTACCGCATAACATCACAGCAGAAGAGATTATCCAAATGAATCCTGACGGTATTATGCTCTCGAATGGTCCTGGAGATCCAACAGATGTACCGGAAGCGATTGAAATGTTAAAAGTGATTCAAGAAAAGTTTCCAGTATTCGGCATTTGCCTTGGTCATCAGCTTTTTGCATTAGCGAATGGCGCAACAACGTTCAAAATGAAATTCGGTCATCGTGGTGCTAACCATCCCGTTTTAAATATTGAAACGAATAAAGTTGAATTAACAAGTCAAAACCATGGATATAGTGTCAGCCGTGATAGTCTTGAAGAGACTGAATTAATCGAGACACATCGAGCGATTAACGATAATACAGTAGAAGGATTAAAGCATAAAGAACATCTGGCGTTTTCAGTTCAATATCATCCTGAAGCAGCCCCTGGACCACATGATCCGAATTATTTATTTGACCAATTTATTGAGAATATGAAGAGTTATGTTGAACGCAAAAAAGGAGGACGTCATCATGCCTAAACGTACGGATATTAAAAGAATTATGGTGATTGGATCTGGACCAATTATTATCGGACAAGCAGCTGAATTTGATTACGCAGGGACACAAGCATGCTTAGCGTTGAAAGAAGAAGGCTACGAAGTCATCCTAGTGAATTCAAATCCAGCAACGATTATGACAGATAAAGAGATTGCAGATAAAGTTTATATCGAACCGTTAACGTTAGACTTCATCAGTCGTATCATTCGAAAAGAAAAACCAGATGCACTGCTGCCAACACTTGGTGGTCAAATTGGTTTAAATATGGCCATTGAACTTGATCAAGCTGGTGTACTTGAAGAAAATAATGTTGAATTACTTGGAACTAAATTATCATCAATCAATCAAGCAGAAGATCGTGATTTATTCAGAAGTTTGATGAATGATATGGGAGAACCTGTCCCAGAAAGTGAAATTATTAATACGATTGATGAAGCGTATCAATTCGTTGAAAAAGTAGGATACCCATTTATTGTCCGTCCCGCTTTTACTATGGGGGGAACAGGTGGTGGAATTTGTTATAACGAACAAGACTTAAAAGAGATTGTACAAAACGGTTTGAAATATTCACCTGTCAGTCAATGTCTACTTGAAAAATCTATTGCAGGCTTTAAAGAAATTGAATACGAAGTGATGAGAGATAAAAACGATAATGCTATTGTTGTTTGTAATATGGAGAATATTGATCCAGTCGGTGTTCATACAGGTGATTCAATTGTCGTTGCACCATCACAAACGTTAACTGATTATGAATATCATATGTTACGTGATGTAAGCTTGCGTATCATTCGTGCATTAGGGATTGAAGGTGGATGTAACGTTCAGCTTGCATTAGACCCACATTCATTCAATTACTACATTATTGAAGTGAATCCACGTGTATCTAGATCAAGTGCATTAGCGAGTAAGGCAACAGGGTATCCAATCGCTAAAATTGCAGCGAAAATTGCCGTCGGTATGACGTTGGATGAAATGATGAACCCTGTGACGAAAACGAGTTATGCAGCATTTGAACCGACATTAGATTATGTCGTATCAAAGATACCAAGATTTCCATTCGATAAGTTTGATAAAGGTGAACGTAAACTAGGTACTCAAATGAAGGCAACTGGCGAAGTAATGGCCATTGGACGTACGTATGAAGAATCATTACTGAAAGCAATTCGTTCTTTAGAATATGGCGTCCATCATTTAGGATTACCGAATGGCGATGAGTTTGAACTAGAACACATTATGAAGCAAATTGGCATTGCGAGTGATGAAAGATTATTCTTTATTGGAGAAGCACTTCGCCGAGATATTACGGTTCAAGAAATTCATGACATTACTCAAATTGATATGTTCTTCTTAAATAAGTTCAAGCATATTATCGATATCGAACATATGCTAAAAGAAAATAAAGGATCACTGACACATTTAGAGTTTGCGAAAAAATATGGATTTAGTGATAAAGTAATTGCACACCGATTCGAAATGACAGAAGAAGAAGTGTTTGAATTACGTCAACAACACAATATTATGCCAGTATTTAAAATGGTCGATACGTGTGCTGCAGAATTCGAATCAGAAACGCCATATTTCTATGGAACATATGAAGAAGACAATGAATCGATTGTCAGCGATAAAGAGAAAATCATCGTATTAGGTTCTGGTCCAATTCGAATCGGACAAGGAGTCGAATTTGATTACGCGACAGTTCATGCGGTATGGGCGATTCAGCAGCAAGGATATGAAGCGATTATTATTAATAATAATCCAGAAACTGTATCAACTGACTTCTCAATCAGTGACAAATTATACTTCGAACCATTAACAGTAGAAGATGTCATGAATATCATTGATCTTGAGCAACCGAAAGGTGTAGTCGTTCAATTTGGCGGACAAACTGCAATCAATTTAGCGGAAGGTTTAAATGCGAGAGGGGTTGAAATACTTGGAACGAGTCTTGAAGAGATTGATCGTGCGGAAGACCGTAAATCATTTGAAGCACTCCTTCAATCTTTAGAGATTCCGCAACCACTTGGTAAGACGGCAACGAATGTCTCTGAAGCGATCGATAACGCAAATTATATTGGGTATCCTGTACTCGTTAGACCTTCATATGTTCTTGGTGGCCGAGCAATGGAAATCGTTCATACTGAAACTGAACTAAAACAATATATGGAAAATGCGGTGAAAGCTTCACCAGAGCATCCAGTATTGATTGACCGTTATTTAACAGGTAAAGAAATCGAAGTCGATGCAATTAGTGATGGAAAAACAGTTGTCATTCCAGGTATTATGGAGCATATAGAACGTGCAGGAGTTCATTCAGGGGATTCTATCGCAGTGTATCCGCCACAGAATTTAACAAATGATCACATTAAAACGCTTGAAGAATATACGATTAAGCTTGCTAAAGGGCTGAATACTAAAGGGTTAATTAACATTCAATATGTGATCTCGAATGATGAAGTATTTGTGCTCGAAGTGAATCCAAGAGCGAGCCGTACAGTGCCATTTTTAAGTAAAATTACAGATATTCCAATGGCAAACCTTGCGATGAGTTCAATTTTAGGTCAATCTTTACAGTCATTAGGATATGAGACAGGTGTTCAACCAATACAGGAAGGCGTATATATTAAAGCACCAGTATTCAGTTTCTCAAAACTTAAAAATGTAGATATTACATTAGGCCCTGAAATGAAATCAACAGGGGAAGTTATGGGACAAGACCAAACGATGCAAAAAGCGCTATACAAAGCTTTAGCAGCTACTGGTTTAATTGTGAAAGACCATGGAACTGTGTTGTTCACAGTGAGTGATGATGATAAAGAAGAAGCAACGGAATTGGCTGAGAGATTTTATAAGATTGGCTATAGAATATTAGCCACGGAAGGCACGGCGAAAACATTTAACGAACAAGGTATACCAGCAGAATCTGTAGATAAAATTAGTGACGATAAAACAGATTTACTTGATGCGATACAGCAAGGAAAAGTTCAACTCGTCATTAACACAATGACGAAAGGTAAAGAGATAGAACGTGATGGCTTTAGAATCCGTCGGGAATCAGTCGATAATGGTGTACCATGTCTTACATCACTTGATACTGCGAGTGCGATCATCGATGTTATCGAATCGATGACATTTGAAATGAATGCAATGAATGAATAAAGGAGAGTCAAATATGGGCGAACAATTTATCGTTAAATCTCAACGTTCAATTGCACGTAATATTTATGAACTCATCGTCACAGGTGATAAAACAGAAGCGATGAAAACACCTGGCCAATTTGTACATATTCAAATTGGTCAAGGGACTGAGCATATGTTGCGCCGTCCCATTTCGATTTGTCGAGTGGAAAACAATGAACTGACAATGTTATATCGTGCTGAAGGAAAAGGAACACAATTTTTATCAAACTTAAGAAGCGGTGACCGATTGGATATTTTAACACCACTCGGTCAAGGGTTTGATATTCATCAAACAGATAAAAAAGCACTTTTAGTTGGAGGTGGGATTGGTGTTCCACCAATGTATGAGTTGGCTCATCAATTAAAATCCATCGGCAAAGAAGTAGAAATTGTATTAGGATTTAATGATCAGCAAGATGTATTTTATGAAAATGAATTCAACGCATTAGGAAAGACTCATATTGCAACGGCCAATGGTTCATACGGTACGAAAGGGTTTGTTACAGATATCATTGAAACGCTTGATGATGATTTCGATACGTTTTATTCATGTGGTCCAATGCCGATGTTGAAAGCTTTAACTCATCAGTTATCTGATAAGAAAGGTTACATTTCTTTAGAAGAGCGAATGGGCTGTGGTATTGGTGCATGCTTTGCATGTGTTGTACCTGCAGATAATGACAAAGGGTACGTCAAAATTTGTTCAGACGGACCGGTATTCGAAAGTGGGGCGTTGAAGTTATGAGTCGACTAAATATCAATATACCAGGATTATCATTAAAGAATCCGATTATTCCAGCGAGTGGGTGCTTTGCATTTGGTCAAGAATATAGTCAATATTATAACTTATCAAAGCTTGGTGCTATCATGATCAAAGCGGCAACAGATCAATCACGATTCGGGAACCCAACACCACGTGTAGCAGAAACACCAAGTGGGATGCTGAATGCCATTGGATTACAAAATCCAGGTGTCGATCATATATTAGAACATGAGTTGCCATGGTTAGAACAATATGACGTTCCGATTATTGCAAACGTCGCTGGAACAATGGTAGAAGATTACGTTGAAGTCGCACAAAAGATTTCAAAAGCACCAAATGTCCACGCATTAGAATTAAATATTAGTTGCCCTAATGTGAAAGAAGGCGGCATTCAATTTGGAACAGACCCAACTGTTGCTAGTGAGTTAACAAAGGCAGTAAAAGCAGTATCGTCTGTACCAGTCTATGTAAAATTATCACCAAACGTTACAGATATTGTTGAAATGGCAACCGCAATTGCTGACCATGCTGATGGTTTAACAATGATTAATACACTCGTTGGAATGGAATTAGACCGTAAAACAGGTAAGCCGATCATTGCTAACATTACAGGAGGGCTAAGTGGTCCAGCAATAAAACCTGTTGCGTTAAGAATGGTCTATCAAGTTGCACAAGCGGTAAATATTCCTATTATTGCAATGGGAGGTATCCATCGGACACAAGACGTGATTGACTTTATCTCAGCAGGTGCAAGTGCCGTGGCAATCGGTACAGCCAACTTCCAAAATCCAATGATCTGTAGCGACATCATCGACGAATTACCTAATTATTTAGATGAACATGGAATAGATCATATATTGGACATTAAAGGACGGGCGTTCAAGAATAGATAATTTAACTCTATATGATGTGAACAAAAGATTTTATAAGATAAAAATAATGTAAGTATTATAAATAATATAAATAAAATTTAAGGGGAGTAATCATATGACGAAGCCAATTATTGCATTAGATTTCAATGACCAACAAACAGCTTTAAATTTCGTTAATCAATTTGATGAATCATTATTCGTTAAAGTTGGAATGGAACTTTACTATCGCTCTGGTCCTGAAATTATTTATGAACTTAAAAATTTAGGGCATCAAATTTTTCTTGATTTAAAATGTCATGATATCCCGAACACAGTAGGGAAAGCGTTGGAAGTCGTTGCAAGTCTTGAAGTGGATATGGTTAATGTCCACGCACTGGGTGGTCGTAATATGATGCTCCGAGCAAAAGAATCGATTGATCGAGTCAATAAAGATACGAAATTGATTGCTGTGACACAATTGACATCAACGAATGAGCAAATGATTCAATACGAACAAAATATTCCACTTACAATGAGAGAATCCGTTCTAAATTTAGCAACATTAGCACATGATTGTCATTTAGACGGTGTTGTATGCTCGGTGCAAGAAGCTGAATTATTAACAGAACAATTAGGAAGAGACTTTTTGAAAGTCACACCAGGCATCCGATTGAAAGAGGATAGCGTAGATGATCAAGTACGCATCGCAACACCAACTGTTGCTAGAGAATTAGGTAGTACTCATATCGTAGTAGGACGTTCAATTACACAGCATGATAACCCAATTGAACGATATAATTATTATAAATCAGTTTGGGAGGGATAATAAATGGCATCAATTGCACAACATTTATTAAATATTAAAGCCGTTGAATTAAATACAGTTAATAAATTTACGTGGGCAAGTGGAATTCAATCTCCGATCTATTGTGATAATCGATTAACGATTGCATATCCAGAAGTGAGAAGACAACTTGCAAAGGAAGTAAGTGAACTTGTTAAGACATTTGGAGAAGTTGAAATTGTAGCCGGAACATCGACAGCAGGCATTCCACACGCAGCATTTGTGAGTGAAGTGTTGGACTTGCCAATGTCATATGTAAGGGGTTCTAAGAAATCACACGGTAAAGGGAATCAAATTGAAGGAGCGAATGTAGAAGGAAAGAAAGTCATTGTCATTGAAGACTTGATCTCTACAGGAGGATCTTCGTTAGAAGCCGTAAACGGAGTGAAAGCACAAGGCGGAGAAGTCGTTGGTGTGGTCGCGATTTTTACTTATGGATTGGAGAAAGCGAAAGCACAATTTGAAGCAGCCGATGTGGAATATAAGACCGTGACGAATTTGGATGAGTTGTTAGAAGAAGCGGTAGCGATTGATTATATTGATTCAAATCAAGCAGAAGAGATAAAAGCATGGAGAGATGAATTATAATAGAGAAACCTTGTACGATTCGAACTGTTGAATTGTACAAGGTTTTTTATTTAGATATTTAAGACTACAGATTTGAAGTATAAAGATACATCTGATTACTAATTTTATTGTATAAATGGGTATTACTGATTTTAAATCTGTTTTTGAAAAAAAGTATTTAAACGTTCTAACAATAATGAATATAAAATAGTACAAGTGGATACTGTTAAGCTCATGTATAAGTCATTATTAATAAATTGCATAAAGTACAAACAAATTAAACCAAAGATGAATGTGATTGCTGGATAAATTATTAATGTAATCTTGAACAGAATTTTATTATATGTAGAAAGTAAAAACAATATGGTTACAAGAGTAATAATGATTGCATATTCATTTGGAATGGGTTGTTGAAAAAATAAAGATGGTATATAAATCGATATCAAAATAAAAAGTGTATGTAGAAAGATCATGTTTTATACTCCTTTTATTTTCTAAATATTTAAACTTATTGTAACATATATATTGAATCGAGATGAAAGGGGAGGTAACTTCTTTGAGAGATTTAAATTACTTGATTGTAAACTTTTTGTGGATGATATTTATTACTGTATTGGTATATCATTATATGTCAGCTCTTAATTATGGATTTCCGATATTTATAATCTTAATCATTCTAATTTTATTTTTAATATTGATTATTTATAACGTAAGAGTACTCGAAAGAAAAAAATAATTTTATATAATGTGTAGTTGTATGAATAAAAAAATAGTAAACAAAAATATCCTAAACTTTATATTAAAACCCGAGCATTCAATCTTATGTGAGTGCTCGGGTTTTTAAGATTTTCAATTATAAATGTAATGTTTTAAGAAGGACTAAGATAGTACTTTGGGTGTGACATTCAACGTCGTTTGATGATCATACGTAACAAATCCTGGTTTGGCACCGCTTGGCTTATGAACATGTTTTATATACGTGTAGTCGACTTCTACGTTGTCACTCATATGTGCGGATGAATATCCTGCGGCGTATTGCGCTGCTTGTTCAATTGCATCATCTGTTGGTTCACTGTCTAATATGACAACATGAGAACCTGGCATATCTTTAATATGGAACCAAAGATGATTATTTTGAGCTTTTTTTGTTGTAATATAGTCGTTTTGTTTATTGTTTTTACCAATTAAAATGGTTTCACCTGTTGAAGCGGTTGTCGTTATATAGTTTTCGTGAGATTTTTTGTTTTTTTGTTTATGTTGCTGTTTTGACTTCTTCTTTTTTAGAAAGCCTGCATTAATCATTTCTTCTCTTACGTCATCGATATCTTGAAGGTCAATTGTTTGCATCGATTGGTGAAGTGAGTCGATGTATTGTAAATCTTCTTTTGTTTGTTTTATTTGAGCGGTTACTTCTTTTTGTCGTCGCTTTAATTTTTGATATTTTGCGTAATATTTTTGAGCATTATCATTGATTGACTTCGTTGTATCGATTTCGATGGTGATTGGTTCATTGGTATAGTAATTAATGACTTCAACTTGATCAGAATGGTTGTTCAGTTGATGCATATACGTTGTGAGTAGCTCACCTTTTAATTGGTATTCATCCATATTGATGGCTTCATTGTATTCATTGTTTAATTTTTCAAGTTTAGATTTCAAGCGTGACTTTGTTTGTTCGATCGTTTTAAGTAAATCTTTGGCTTGTTGATCAATTTTCGCTTTGTTCGATCTATCTTTATAAAATGCATCACACAATTCACTGATTGTATCGTAAGTTTTAACGTCTTCAAACGGTGTGAAGTAAGTTGATGCTTCACTTTGAATATTAGGGTGTGTGATGTAAAAGAACTCTTTATTGTTTGAAGTCCATAGTGTTGGTTGGGGATCTTGACAAATTGACATAAATTGTTTGAATAATTGATTAAAATTATCTCCTGTTACAAAGCGTGATTGACTTAGCATCAGTTTTGCACTCATCGGAGATAGACCTTCGAATGATTGCATCACTTGTTTATCAAGTCGTCCTTGGTTGAAATCAATATATTTTACAGGTGTATCAACATCAAATGGATTGATCTTATTTTGTGTTGCTGGTGTGTCATAAGTAAAACCAGGCATGATTGTACGGGCTTTATTCGTATTTGGTGTTAAATGTTTGATGCTGTCGATTATTTTGTCTTCTTTAGTTGTTAAAATAATGTTACTATGTTTTCCCATCACTTCGACATATACATGATAAGTTGTTAAATCACCTAAATCGTTACGACTTTCAATGACGAATTGGATGAGGCGGTCATTTCCAATTTGATTGATTTCATGAATCATTCCACCTTCTATATGTTTTCTAAGCACTTTCGTAAACATTGGTGGATCAAATGGTATATCAAATGATGATGTGGTCATATGCAACCTTGCATACATTGGATGGGTTGAAATAAGTAATTTTTGCTTTTTTTGTTGACCTTTAACTGTGAAAATTAAATGCTCATGGTCAGCTTGTTGAATTTTTTGAATACGCTGTGGTAATTGACTGTGAAGTTCATGGATTAAAAACTGTGTAAATAGTCCATCAAATGCCATATAGATGCCCTCAGTTCTAAAGTGTAGTATGTATTATTTTATCACGTGTATAACTTTTGTAAAAGTTACGATAATGTCTATGATTTTCATAGGGGTTGTGGTAAATTAATAGTATTAATTAAAAGGTAGGGTTTATATATGATCAATCCACAGGGATTAATGATAGTATTAAGTGGTCCATCAGGTGTTGGTAAAGGTACAGTACGTAAAGCAATTTTTGATCACCCTGACACTGAATTTGAATACTCAATATCGATGACAACTCGTAATATGCGAGAAGGAGAAGTTGACGGTGTTGATTATTTCTTTAAATCAAAAAAAGAATTCGAACAATTGATTGCAGACGATAAGTTCATTGAATATGCACAATATGTAGATAATTATTATGGAACACCTGTCGATTATTGTATTGAAACAATTAATGACGGACGTGATATATTTTTAGAGATAGAAGTTGAAGGTGCTAAACAAGTTCGCGAGAAGTTTCCTAATGCCTTGTTTATTTTCTTGGCCCCACCAACACTTGGCCATTTAGAAGATAGATTAATTGGACGAGGGACTGAAAGTGATGATATAATTAAGAACCGAATAGAAACCGCGAAAAAAGAACTCGAAATGATGAGTTTGTATGATTATGTAGTGATTAATGACGAGGTTGATGCTGCACGACAAACAATCCAATCAATTGTAACTGCTGAACATCATAACCGTAAGCGCATTGAACAACAACTGAGAAAGCATTTATTGGAGGTCGATTAAGTATGTTATATCCAGCAATTCATGATTTAAAAAAACACGTAGATTCTAGTTATATGATAGTGACACAAGCGGCTCGTCGTGCACGTGAATTACAAGAGCACCCTGATTCAGCATTTAATGAATCATATCATTCATATAAGCCTGTAGGGAAAGCATTAGAAGAACTCTCTCAAAGGAAGTTAAACATTAGTAAATAATACAGTTGAAGC of the Abyssicoccus albus genome contains:
- a CDS encoding aspartate carbamoyltransferase catalytic subunit, whose protein sequence is MSRIVSMKDLSNDQIMTLIRRALQFKQGELDVDYKGMTACNLFFENSTRTKSSFHMAEMKLGMNILPFEVSTSSVNKGETLYDTIQTLNYIGVDLFVIRHPEVEYYNALDTMNVPLLNGGDGTGQHPSQSLLDLMTIYDEFKRFEGLKVLICGDILHSRVARSNVSALTALGAEVICAAKDKWIDSSLDVPYEPIDDVIEEVDVIMLLRVQLERHDESNSVDIQGDQSYLESFGLTTERYKKMKKNAIIMHPAPFNRGVEIASEVVEMEQSRIFTQMENGVYMRMAMIDEVLKQKERESK
- a CDS encoding dihydroorotase — encoded protein: MNILIKNAMLNTAQYNGQYDVLISEGLIQRIGSSIDYNDQDTKVIDANGKLLSAGLIDVHVHLREPGGEHKETIETGTKAAARGGFTTICPMPNTRPVPDQVETMEKLEQTIESDAVVKVLSYASITKRQLGNEHVDFDALSKCSTFAFTDDGVGVQSAHMMYEAMQRAAKVNKPIVAHCEENTLIYNGAVHAGDVSERLNIPGIPSICEATQIARDVLLSEASGCHYHVCHVSTKESVRVIRDAKKAGIHVTAEVTPHHLLLCEDDIKEHDTNYKMNPPLRSKEDRDALIEGLLDGTIDMIATDHAPHAEDEKNTTMEKAPFGIVGSEIAFSLLYTHFVKNGEWSLEQLLSYLTTQPKAVFGLDVGEIREGAIADLALFDLDNEYTIDANDFASKSHNTPFLGAKVYGETAMTIVDGEIIYERGVTQWT
- the carA gene encoding glutamine-hydrolyzing carbamoyl-phosphate synthase small subunit — its product is MDLKKRYLVLEDGKVYSGYAFGSDQNVFGEVVFNTAMTGYQETISDPSYTGQIVTFTYPLIGNYGMNRDDYETIHPSLKGVVVREVCELPSNFRNEETLDQALKRFKVPGIYGVDTRSLTKRIRNSGVMKGALVDSIEDIDHIIERINMTEYPTNEVEQVSTKSPYVSTGKGYRVVLVDFGKKQNIVRELNRRDCDVTVVPHNITAEEIIQMNPDGIMLSNGPGDPTDVPEAIEMLKVIQEKFPVFGICLGHQLFALANGATTFKMKFGHRGANHPVLNIETNKVELTSQNHGYSVSRDSLEETELIETHRAINDNTVEGLKHKEHLAFSVQYHPEAAPGPHDPNYLFDQFIENMKSYVERKKGGRHHA
- the carB gene encoding carbamoyl-phosphate synthase large subunit, which encodes MPKRTDIKRIMVIGSGPIIIGQAAEFDYAGTQACLALKEEGYEVILVNSNPATIMTDKEIADKVYIEPLTLDFISRIIRKEKPDALLPTLGGQIGLNMAIELDQAGVLEENNVELLGTKLSSINQAEDRDLFRSLMNDMGEPVPESEIINTIDEAYQFVEKVGYPFIVRPAFTMGGTGGGICYNEQDLKEIVQNGLKYSPVSQCLLEKSIAGFKEIEYEVMRDKNDNAIVVCNMENIDPVGVHTGDSIVVAPSQTLTDYEYHMLRDVSLRIIRALGIEGGCNVQLALDPHSFNYYIIEVNPRVSRSSALASKATGYPIAKIAAKIAVGMTLDEMMNPVTKTSYAAFEPTLDYVVSKIPRFPFDKFDKGERKLGTQMKATGEVMAIGRTYEESLLKAIRSLEYGVHHLGLPNGDEFELEHIMKQIGIASDERLFFIGEALRRDITVQEIHDITQIDMFFLNKFKHIIDIEHMLKENKGSLTHLEFAKKYGFSDKVIAHRFEMTEEEVFELRQQHNIMPVFKMVDTCAAEFESETPYFYGTYEEDNESIVSDKEKIIVLGSGPIRIGQGVEFDYATVHAVWAIQQQGYEAIIINNNPETVSTDFSISDKLYFEPLTVEDVMNIIDLEQPKGVVVQFGGQTAINLAEGLNARGVEILGTSLEEIDRAEDRKSFEALLQSLEIPQPLGKTATNVSEAIDNANYIGYPVLVRPSYVLGGRAMEIVHTETELKQYMENAVKASPEHPVLIDRYLTGKEIEVDAISDGKTVVIPGIMEHIERAGVHSGDSIAVYPPQNLTNDHIKTLEEYTIKLAKGLNTKGLINIQYVISNDEVFVLEVNPRASRTVPFLSKITDIPMANLAMSSILGQSLQSLGYETGVQPIQEGVYIKAPVFSFSKLKNVDITLGPEMKSTGEVMGQDQTMQKALYKALAATGLIVKDHGTVLFTVSDDDKEEATELAERFYKIGYRILATEGTAKTFNEQGIPAESVDKISDDKTDLLDAIQQGKVQLVINTMTKGKEIERDGFRIRRESVDNGVPCLTSLDTASAIIDVIESMTFEMNAMNE
- a CDS encoding dihydroorotate dehydrogenase electron transfer subunit; this translates as MGEQFIVKSQRSIARNIYELIVTGDKTEAMKTPGQFVHIQIGQGTEHMLRRPISICRVENNELTMLYRAEGKGTQFLSNLRSGDRLDILTPLGQGFDIHQTDKKALLVGGGIGVPPMYELAHQLKSIGKEVEIVLGFNDQQDVFYENEFNALGKTHIATANGSYGTKGFVTDIIETLDDDFDTFYSCGPMPMLKALTHQLSDKKGYISLEERMGCGIGACFACVVPADNDKGYVKICSDGPVFESGALKL
- a CDS encoding dihydroorotate dehydrogenase, yielding MSRLNINIPGLSLKNPIIPASGCFAFGQEYSQYYNLSKLGAIMIKAATDQSRFGNPTPRVAETPSGMLNAIGLQNPGVDHILEHELPWLEQYDVPIIANVAGTMVEDYVEVAQKISKAPNVHALELNISCPNVKEGGIQFGTDPTVASELTKAVKAVSSVPVYVKLSPNVTDIVEMATAIADHADGLTMINTLVGMELDRKTGKPIIANITGGLSGPAIKPVALRMVYQVAQAVNIPIIAMGGIHRTQDVIDFISAGASAVAIGTANFQNPMICSDIIDELPNYLDEHGIDHILDIKGRAFKNR
- the pyrF gene encoding orotidine-5'-phosphate decarboxylase, with product MTKPIIALDFNDQQTALNFVNQFDESLFVKVGMELYYRSGPEIIYELKNLGHQIFLDLKCHDIPNTVGKALEVVASLEVDMVNVHALGGRNMMLRAKESIDRVNKDTKLIAVTQLTSTNEQMIQYEQNIPLTMRESVLNLATLAHDCHLDGVVCSVQEAELLTEQLGRDFLKVTPGIRLKEDSVDDQVRIATPTVARELGSTHIVVGRSITQHDNPIERYNYYKSVWEG